TGGTCGCCTGCTGCTGCAACGAAGGAAATACCGTTATGAGCGAagagaattaattaaaattaatttgaaataggcTTACGCGGCCAGAGCCTGCATGGCTGCTGAGGCTAATACAATCTGCTACCGCCAAATGGATTGTGCCACCGATGCAGCTAGGGCGCACACATACACGGAAGATATGTGGCACGTGTGTGTTGGCATGTGTGGGTACGCAGGCAAAAGCGCGCGCGTTCGCACTACATGAAACTCTGCAAATAATccatttcgaaattatttgcataatCCGATCCGGCATTGGCTGCGCTGCcgttttcattgttgttgctattaccATTGCCACGGTTTGTCTGCGCGCTGTCACAAGTGCTTTTAGCCGCGTCGGCATTTTGTCCATTAGCCGTTTGCGCCATCGCCGCGTTGCATTGTTTATTTGCGCTAATGGCTTGTGCCGCGCGCGCAGCGCCTTCGCCGGCCGTATTATTTGCGGCCTTCAGTGTCGGCTGATTGGCTGCCATATACGCGGCATTACCGCCGGGACTGGCGCTGGGGATATCGGTGGGCTTCGGCTCGAATGTTTCGGCCAACATGCGCTTCACATACTCGAACGAGACGAACTCTTGCAGTGGCGGCGGTGGGGCTTTGCTGTTAATATGCTTACAAGCTGCCGACGCCACCGCCGCCGCAGAGGCCGTTGTGCGTGCCTCCACAGCTGTGGATTGCGCCGTATCCGCGCTAATGTTGCTAATAGCCGTTATATTAGCGGTATTTGTATGATCCATATATTTGTTGCAATTAGTTGGTGTATGCCACGCAACGGCATGCGCTGTTGTAGCAGCTGTTGCACACGCTATTGACTGTTTGCCGATGTCGGCGCTGCTGTTGTGCGTGGCCTTCGGGCTTAATACCAAAAATTGACCAAGTTCATTTAATTGATTGATGTGTTCATTATTGCTGCTACAActgcagttgctgttgttgttgttgatgctggCGCTGCTACGACTACTGCTGTTGCTGCACACACTCAACGTATCCATTTCCTGTGTGCTCGCGTCCGGCTGTCGCATGCCATATGCCACACGCGCTGCGCCGGGAGGCTTGTTAATGGCTTCATTGTCGTCGCAGTGGCtaatgctgttgctgttgctgttgccgttGCCGTTGTTGTCGTCACTGCAATCAATTGAATTCTCATTTTGATTGTGTTCGATGGTTACAATGCAATTTGACAACTCATTAAAGTTCATCGAATTGCTTTTGCTGCCATTTGTGGCATAGTCGTGTTGCTGTTGTTCATTGCCATTGccattactgttgttgtttttgccaccGCCGGTATTAGTCGTGGCAGCAAATATTGTGGCCATGTTGCTGTTGACGCCCGACGACGCATTATTGGCATGTTGCCGCATCGTATATGACATGGCTGTTGCTGCTTTGTACATGGGCGCTAATGCTGCTGCtcctgttgctgttgttattgttggcatTGTAGCTGTTAGTGTTGCCAATAATGGTGTGTGCTCCACagcagttgctgttgttgttgttgtcatcaaCTCATCGCGATTATCATAATGAGACAGCTTATTGTTACaattgttcttgctgttgttgtaatgtgTTGACATCTCACTGCAACTATTGCTGCGCTGCTGTCTTGTTTGTTGCACTGACTGCTGACTCTGACTTTGCAACTGACTCTGTGTATTATTCATTAATTTGCTGCCAATTAGTGTCGTTTGCGCTAATGCGTTtgtcgatgttgttgttgtggcgctTGCTAAAGTTGATATTGTTGTTACCGTTTGCGCCTCTAATGTCTCGCCTCCAGTTGTTTGCGCTGTTGCATGCGCCAGCGATGATTCGGAATGTCGGCGCATTTTCGCTGTTGTCATTtggccattgttgttgttgttgttgttgacttttttgcTGGCGCCTCCGGCACTGGCCGCGCTCGCCGACTTTCGCCGGGCCAAATGACCGTTGGCATTGCGGAGCGCGTGATTTTTCACATGCTTACGCAGGCTCGATGGATCGGTGTAGCGTTTCGTGCAGCCGGCCAATTGACAGGCGTAGGGTTTCTGTAATTCAAGGacaaaaggaaatttttttgtatttttagtttattaatattttttttaatttaataatttatgaaatgaaataatggAGACAAATAGAATAATGAATGGCATAAAGTATTCGTAAAactaagaataaaataaaacgagtTACCACCCATAtgcaaaaagataaaaaaaaatttaccacattttttttaataaagtagccatatacttgtacatatattatataatatatatacatacacatgttataatttttgttttcaaaacataTATATCTGCAAGGGTTGCcacgtatatttattttatttttttaaattttgttttcaaagtggcaacgtaaatatattttcacaataaaaaatttctaaagcaAACTTAGCAAAACGTTGCCACGTACTTGTAAATGTGCTCAGCAAAACACTGCGGACCAACAAAAAGAGTTGCCacgtaaatttatttgaattttatgaaacataaaatgttaaaaaaaattattatactaaaagagttgccacgtaaaaaaattattaatttcacccaaagtcataaattttgaagaatagacataaaatatattacaaacaaaattttaaaattaatccaaattagaaaaattttcaaaggtgGCAACTCCGCAAATGTGCTTAAGacaatatttagtttaaaataaaatttaataaagaagtGTATGACGtatattgtacaaaaaaaatttagggTTGCCACCAGACTTCAATTAAATTTAGctctaaaaatctaaaatccaAAAATCTACTTAacccaatattaaatttgaaataacatttaataaatgtatgacgaaaattgtgcaaaaaaaaaattttggagttGCCATCtgacttaaattaattttttttattttttgaaaaaaaacaacaatttaaaaattataaaataaactaattatCAGCATTTCAAAAGCTACCTAAAGATGGAAGTAACTGCATGTgctagaaaatataaaaatattatatgaaaaaagttgccacgaacatacatatgtatatgtacatacatacatacatatgtacatatgtatattcttaaaatagaaaaaatataatttttaacaaaattataaattttgaatgataggtataaaacatattacaaacaaaattttaaaaatttattccaaaataaaagaatttttaaggGTGGCAACTCTGAacttaacattttattaaatattaaattttaaataaaacttaataaaaaagtgtatgacgaatattgcacaaaaatgttttggagttgccacctggcttcagtcaattttttttttttttgaatataaacaacaatttaaaaatcataCAATAAACCAATCATCCAAATACTGCTTAAAGATAGAGGAAACTACATATGGTAGTTTGGTACGCTATTGCCACTTTTCTTCAACATTCAAgtacaaaaagtttaaaatatgaaaaatttattaagaaaactaGATACATGCAGAATTATGCTAAGTGGTCAAGAAATAATTAGACTTTTGAGAAAATATAGCAATGAAAAAGAGTCGgttgaaaaattttctcaaaattcgtacaaaaacaaaaaaaaatagctaaATATTCTACCTTATCAAAAATTCCTTGAGTGAGTGGCTGCCTTCATTTTGCCCTCTCCAGGGCATAGTGCAGACCGGGTGTATGTATTTCGAgtgaccaaaaaatattttttttttttgtgaaggaAGTTGTTGAAGACTGCTCTTCAGAATATTAAGTAGAGTCGCAACAGCGGAGTGAAGGGTACATGCTACTATGAAAAGTGGTCAAATATCTAGTATAAAATCATATGCCGAAAGTGAATTCCAAAGCGGAAAAATATGAGTTCTAGACGAGATAGGTGGAACCGATTACGAAGCAGTGTCACCTAGTTCTTTTTGCTTTCCTCCACCTAACTAATATGTCCTGCGGAAATATTGTACAATAATCAAGCTGTCTACAACTGAAGGCCTCAAGACTCGCTATTGACCACTAACATCCTATTTCCTGAGCATTTTAGTATCAACTTTTAGCACGCTTGTAAACACATTAGCGtaactaaaaagaaaaattttcataaacggAATTTAACTAAAGCTTTGGGCGCTCTActaatagtttcattaaaatgagAGAAGATGGTCCGAGGCAAGAAGCAAACACATTTACTacagtatataaaataaaccaCATTATATATGAAAGAAATGTACCACATTTCTattcaaatacacacatacatatttaaaaatttgatatatgcGCCTAAAAGTGGGCCATGCCAGCGAACTTGAGCGACCAAAATACGAAAACCAATTTGCTTTAAAATGCCATAGTATTAGAGGTATGCACCAGATGTGCGGAGCACTAAAAGCGGTCACTGCGAAACaaacactacaacaacaacaaccaataaatttcattaagcaCCAACAATAAACACAAACCCAAAAGCACAGTAACTCATATTGCCCGTGTCGTACGCGACTGCGAGCAACAAAGCGGCAAACAGGCAGCTAGTTACTACATGcaacacaagcaacaacaacagctgcaatAATGAAAGTAGAAAAGGCAAAAACAATCATAGGAACTTCAGCAAAACGTAAATCATTTAATACATGCATTTGAAAGCATTTGCGGCAAGCAGCATAAAGCTGCCACACGACATGTTGCACTcactggctggctggctggcagATGGAGAGCAAATTTCGCTTTCTTGAAACGCTGTAACGGCAGTGGCAAGCAACCAACCAGCTGAAATGCGGACACAAACGCTTACGTGTGTAGTTGTATGTAagcgtatgtttgtgtttgtggcACGCATGCCGTTGCCAACGCCTTTTATGCATATTGTACTAGTATTATTGCTATTTACAAGCAACTACTCAGCGCACTGTTGTTGCCTGGTTGTTCTTGAtattattactgttgttgtaattttgttgttgttgcccttACCATTGCCATGGCGGCGCTTGTCCTCGATATTGCTAAtaatttcgttgttgttgttgccattttgtGGCTCTCAAGCCGGCAGCATTTAACTGCtgcacccacacacacgcacacacacacacgcatgtgaGTGCAATTGCATGCTCTCGTGTGGCTGCAGCCTGACGTTGCAGTTGCATGTTGAAGCGATAAATCAAATAAACAGCCAAACTTCTAAATAACCAGGAAAAGCACGCTGCCTGCAACACCAGTCacatacaactacaacaataacagcaacaatcaCACAGGCAGCCACCGAAATTCACTTTGTGCGCTAACGCACACCTAGACACCCACACtggcatatatgtaaatatatgtatatgattttacTGCCATCcacgtgcaacaacaacacaaacacacgtGCCGAGAAATGCTGCCCCGGCAATTACTTAGAGTTGTTGCGAACACAGGGCTTAGTGCTACTAATACCACTACATACACACGGCTGCCGCAGCGTCGCCTAATTTCCCTTTGGTGTGGCTTTCTGACAGACTTGTTGTGTTCGCAacttgctattgttgtttttcttgttgccAGCTTGCGTACTTTGTGCGCACGAATTCATTTAAACAtgtgcttattgttgttgttagctaTTAGTTTAGCTGATGGATTTTGCAATAAAGCATATGCTGTTGATAGTTCAATAGTGCGGCAGCACTGCGCCACACGGCGAATTGACTtaatttgttgcaaattttaaCGACGAAGCTAGCTTTTTGGCGCATGCAACATTTTATGCAAAAGCTTTCAACTTGTTGCAACTCCTGCGCAAAACAAAAGAGGCAGCTAGAGCAGTTAGATGTAATTAGTACATGCACTTAGAGTTGACGTGGATATTAATAAATGGAACCGTTATTACTATTCCTACTTAcagaacaaaaactaaaaaatcatGCGTTACATGTGGTCCCGAACTAGTTGTTGGTCCAATGAATCGAGAATAGTCGCCTTAATCTTCTTACATATTCGATTcagtctttttttatttctattttagtaGAGAGGTCGTCAAAATCCGGAGTGCGAAACTTTAacccgctaaacctaacctacttccAACTCAAGTTTCTCCCACGAAACTGGCGGATTAGGTACTACTTAATGGGagggaaaaatacatttaagtCTCTATTTTACGGACTGACTGACTCCTAATCTATTGtaagttttttagttttgtcaCAATTAGAGCTGGTGCTTCGTTGGCATTCATCGTCCTTTAaatgaggtttgccaccgctgctgtcACATTGTAAGGCTCTTGGTTCTCTCTACTTTTTTCCGCCTTGTAAACGGCTCTGATACCTCGATGTCAATAGGCGGCATGCTGGCTAGTACTTCAACAGCATCGTTTGATAGCGCTCGGAAAGCACTCATTACATGAATTTCAGAAAGCCTGTGCACTGTTTTTATTGGTCTTACATAAGATTTTATGTCCAGCGCCTGAATCCATATTGGTATGCATACAATATcacggaactcattgcttttgcttttagaaatcgccggctggaacacACGCAGCCCCTTTTCCCATCATTCTCGATAGAACATtacatattttgtttgctttgccgGAAGTATACGTCAAGTGTTCGcaataattttcacatttttttattttatgtatactTAGCACCCCTTCGTACATCAAATTACATAGTAGACGACCTAATATTCTATCTTCAATGACCAACAAAGGTTCCGCATCTTCGTTTCGTGGCTTAGCGCGCTTCTTCACCGAGCTTTTCGAAACTGTTTCTTTTCCTACAAAACATGAATGAGACGCCGTTACATACTTAAAAAGTCATTGTTTAGTGTGACCTATAGAGACAGAGGAATGcattggttcatatttctttaaaaataatgctGTTGAGAACGTAATCGCCAATAGCAacagttatcgcgccatgataaccgactatttgttgcctgaaattgaagcgcAAGATCTcgccgacatttggtttcaacaagacggtgccacttcccacacatcgcatcaatcaatggattttttgaGAGAACAATTCGGTGAGCggataatttcacatttcgggcgggtcaattggccaccaagattgtgtgatatcgctccgttagactttttcctgtagacATATGaaaagtcttaagtctatgcggagaatcccgcttcgattcaggtcatGAAACAAAACATTccgcgtgtcattcgctagttaccagcCGATATGCTTGAGCGAGTCATCGAAAGGCGTTTCAAAGAAATTTCCTCTCTAAAAATCTACATGAAACATATTCTTATGTCTATAAGGCATAGCATAAgcgaaaaaagcaatttttttaaatcctaaAATGACCATACACcttaattgaaaaactttatctttataataaagctaaattcttgaccttaacattaaattataatcgatctattaatttttttaaaccatatgtatgtctaaaaaGACACCCTTTAGTTGTAAAGTTGGCCATTTTCACTCACCGTATCATAGTGGGTGCGTTGGTGCTTGGCACGATCCGAACTATTGCTGAAAGCTTTCAGGCAGCCGCTATACTGGCACCCGTACGGACGCTCGCCGGTATGCGAGCGCTGATGGATCTTCAAATTCTCTAAACGTGAGAAAGCCTTGTTGCAAGTAGGGAACTGTAAAAAAGAgatgtgtgaaaataaatttaagattaGTAAATAAAAGTAGATATTAAAACAGATATTaagaaatatagaaaaactTAAAGTGAAACTCTTTTTTAGTTCACAACACTGTCCAACAGCGCTTGAGTTTATCTAACACGCAAACTTTAGCGGAGAAAGAGTGCAACGCGCAATATTGCAACAGTATGCTGCATGCATTACAGAATTGCATATGCAACGTTTGCTCACATTGCATTAGACAACCATAttcgcatatgtatatatcaacatgctatatacttatatgtatgcttAGCATATCCTTTTCAGGCGGCGACTGTGGCAGGTTGGCGACTGGTGCCAAGCGAAACGCCAGCAGCGattagaaaccaaaaaaaaaattaatatctgtTTATTTCGTCTTTTATGTCTCTTTGACTATGAGAAACGCTCAAACCGCTGGCAGCTTGACGAaatgggcgcagatcagcgcaCAAATGTCCTTGTAACATTTGTGGCGCATATAAAATACTTGGTTGGGGCAGCTATagactttttttgcttttgtatttttctctagcatttgcatatttcttttaataataatcCTTTCACGATCGTCTATGGCAAACAGAAAATGGCATGTGTCGTTTTTATTGCTTCAACAGAAGATACTGTTATTCAATAAACAACCGTTGTATGAGGCGTCGTTAGCGCTGGCTACAGTCCAAATACCTTTACGGGCAGAAAGAAGCATTTGTTTCGAGAATAAATGAAAGGAAATGAAGGTGTTGGGGTACATAACTGCATTAGGGTGGAGccatagaataaaaaaataaaataaaaaaaaaaataaaaaataaaataaaaaattaaaattaaaataaaaataaaaataaaaataaaaacaattatttaggcgtaaaaataaagtcatatataacattttgtactctttaCCCTTTAGGAGCCTGTTTGCTGCATTTTCACACACATTAATGCACAACTTAATCAACTACAACTGTGACCAAAATTTATACGTGACCTCTTTAAGCACTTTTGCTGGTTACTACGTAAGATTGGTGTTCTagaaattgtgtaatttttttttttcaaaattttacgcaCCACCCTAATGTTTCATAAGTattcacacacaaatatattccAACTCACACGTGCACATAAAACCGCCTTTTCAACTCATTTTTTATGCGCCTCATACTTTTcccttttattgttttaaactcGTTAACATAAACAAACGTTCATCCAtagatttattttctaaaaatagcaGGAACACAAGTGCAGCGGAGGCATAGTCACATGTGAGGCCGGTTGCTGCATGcaacatatatgtgtgtatgtatgtatgtttgagtaaatgtgtgtatgtattgcaTATAGCTTCATTTACTTCAAACAAACTCACAGCTGTGCATTTGGATGTTCAGTGCTCGGTGCTCAGGTCCCAAGTCCATTGCCAGCAGCTTGACTTGTCATCAATACCAAAGGCAGCGCAGActttataaagtaaatatttatgtgcctacataagtatgtatgtatgtttgtacacatacaaatgtgcctacatgtatatttttaaatttaataactttattgcattaaaaaacgcataaaattatttgattaattttcgaagacttttattttgaaagatGCTAAGTCAATTTAAGGCAATTTTGGCTTAATTTTATTCCTAataggtacatatatgttttctGGAGGATGGAGTATGTaaaagttcatgcaagtgaggaaagttctctgagcgccattcacttgggagtggccagaaacgattattttacatatagctcaagcagctcacgacttccggtctttgacctcTGGGTAGCTAAAAACTTCCATTTGAGGGCGAGCTAGAGTGAGAAAGCGAACCAACCCACCCGAGGGTTGTGCGCTGAATTTGGGACCTGCCTCGTAAAAAATAACCACAAGATAAAGTTAAAACAGTCTCGAATGAGGACGACCACTGCAAActtattaaggattacgatttaagggctgGTCCCTTAATTGacaaggtgccgctgcccagctggttgatgtcctcgtaagcataaaggctgacatcaccgccgtccaagaagtgtcATGGACgtgacaaggactgagacgagtaagtccttgtggcatttactacagtggcagTATAAAAGAGCGTAAATTTGTTGTGCGATTCGTGgcgggagagagactccgtcgccgagtcctaGCATTCACCCAGGTGGATGAATGTctaaccacaatccgcatcaaagcgaaattattcaacatatcgctgatttacgCCCACTCCCCGACAGAAAAGAAGGAAGCTGTGACCGCCGCAATGTCAAAATCGaacttggcgactttaacgcctaGATTGGCAAAGAATGTATCTTTGTCACAACAGTTGGTAAATTCAGGccccatgatgaaacatccgtAAATGGGTGATgatccgaaatatggttatctgtagtaacAGATTCCAGAATAGGAAAATGCCTACCCCTCTGTCTCTGAATCGAAAAGCCACCGACCAGATCGACCACTTGTGATAGGcggaagacatgtctccagtgttttagacgtacGTACGCTTCGAGGTCCTAGCATTGATTGGGACCACGCACCTGCCTCTTTGCAGCAAAACACGCACGTCAATAAACAGTAaacgtgagtacgaagagcttgacaagctaaCCTCATCAACACTTACATATGTCCGACTTTTATCAAGACCCATTAAAGACCCGCCGTTCAAGCTTTAGAACTATGTCAACCTCGCAAATCTCGGTACTAAcgcaatttttgataaatacaataaaaatgctGCTCAACTAAACATTTACAAATGTTGGAATTAAAAAAGCTACCGAAAATGGGTCCCGAAAGATTGAAACTAAAACCTCAAAGTGAATTAATGGCGTAAGACACTTTCTAAAGCAAGAAAAAGTTAGTCGCTAAGCTTTTTAGGctacatttatacatacttatgtattacatatgtacacctCTGTATTAGGGACTTATTTCACTGATTAACCAAAATACTGTCACTTACCGGACACTTGTTCGGCTTCTCACCGCTATGCACACGCATGTGTATCAAGAGCTTATAGCGTGCATTGAAGGGCTTATAACGGCGCGGACAGTCCAACCAAAAGCAGGAGAAATCTTCGCGCTTTTTCGCATCAACATGACGTTTTTCAATGTGTGCCACAAATTCAGCTTGGTTGAGAAATTCCTCATTACAATCGGTCCAACGACAAATTTGCGCCTCATCGGCATAGACATCCATGTGCTCTAAGTCCGCCACTTGTTTTTCTTGCCGCGCCACAACGCCACGGGCATGTGCACCATAACTCGCGTCAATATCCGTGGCGCTGCCGTGACAAGTGGATTTCTTTGCGCCAGCCCCACTGCCGGTCACGGCTGGTGAAGTGTAGCGTCGTCGACGACGCGGCGGCTGTGTGGCATGTTGGTCTAAttggtttttattgttgctgttatttgtgCTGGTGTTCGCATTGACGACGACACTGTCACTAATGTGAAACACAGAATCGTTATCATCCTCATTTGCATCATCGAATGCACGCTCGTCGCTTGCCGCCACCTGTAGGGCGAAGTCGAGTGAGTTCTCCTCCTCGAAATAGCCAGCAATGTCCACATCGACATCCTCATCGCCGCTCATGTGATTCGATTGTTTGGTGCTGGCCGAGCAGAGCTCATCGATGAGCTCCTCATGCATCTCGTCCAGCTCGTCAATGGTCCAAATGATTTTGTGTTCACGATTCGGTTTTTCCGCATGCAACAAATTGCAGTTTTGATAGTTCTCGGGCAAATGATCGTAATTGTGTACGGCAGCCGCGCCAACTGGCATGGCAGTGGCATCGTATGGCAACCATCTCTCTTGcgcttgctgttgctgttgttgctgctgacacTGGTACTCACACTGTTGCGGCTGTGTGGCGAGCTCCTCATGTCCAAAGGCATAGTCATAGTTGTAGACAGACTCATATTTGGGCGTGCCAAAGGTGGACATCATCGAGGGCAGCTTAATGGTCGAGGACTCTTGTTTAATCTCCGACGTAAGTGACGGCATGTACTGCGCCTCGTGCGACTGATAGGCGGCATAGCTGGTGTTACTAAGTTTCGGTGAGTGTTTCAATTGTGCTTGCGCTGCCGCCGTCTCTGCCGCTGCGGCGTTCGCAATTGTATCCGCTAGATTTAATGTCATCCAGGGATCCAGCGGCGGCGAAGAGCACGGCGACTGATTTTTCGATTGACAATTGATTTCATCATAGTTGTAGTACTCGATGTCCAAGTTCAAACAGTCAGTGGTCACAGTGCCGGCGACCAACATTTGACTACCGTCACCGAGGTCAcaactgctgttgctgttactgcAATTGCTCTCAACGCCGCCAAACACCGCTGCTGATATTTGCTGCTGCattggttgttgctgttgctgctgttgttgttgctgtagtgaCTGATAATTGCCATCCACCAGCTGCATGCCACCCAACATGCCCGGCGAGCGCGGCACACTACACGGTGCGTAGCTCGTCGCTGCGACGTAGGGGCTGTAGGGCGTGCGTGGCGAAAAAGACGCTTGTAAGGTATTTGTCACCGACAAGCCGCCACCTTGCGGCATT
The sequence above is drawn from the Bactrocera tryoni isolate S06 chromosome 1, CSIRO_BtryS06_freeze2, whole genome shotgun sequence genome and encodes:
- the LOC120766715 gene encoding uncharacterized protein LOC120766715, with the protein product MSATVKVSPPSLSISPLTASFPSKSPTNKDNNKLKSVSHTTMLPQIKLPPASPLYSPLYPAMDAVASTPNNYANSSNNNISSGNNCALLMSPPLSAKTEQDNYQESQQQQQQHLSLPQQQHGVDFLAPNCNLKAAYGSSSHSYTDFTSAELSFPDFSLSYMVETPTSVYGSCNSNNNTADCTTGNQCDNNASTNVSFCCADSDEVMLQQQQQQCRQKPTACQIGSSSNAQDVFRFEPEDIARLISADCETSCSFVNSPTNAGAAMPQGGGLSVTNTLQASFSPRTPYSPYVAATSYAPCSVPRSPGMLGGMQLVDGNYQSLQQQQQQQQQQPMQQQISAAVFGGVESNCSNSNSSCDLGDGSQMLVAGTVTTDCLNLDIEYYNYDEINCQSKNQSPCSSPPLDPWMTLNLADTIANAAAAETAAAQAQLKHSPKLSNTSYAAYQSHEAQYMPSLTSEIKQESSTIKLPSMMSTFGTPKYESVYNYDYAFGHEELATQPQQCEYQCQQQQQQQQAQERWLPYDATAMPVGAAAVHNYDHLPENYQNCNLLHAEKPNREHKIIWTIDELDEMHEELIDELCSASTKQSNHMSGDEDVDVDIAGYFEEENSLDFALQVAASDERAFDDANEDDNDSVFHISDSVVVNANTSTNNSNNKNQLDQHATQPPRRRRRYTSPAVTGSGAGAKKSTCHGSATDIDASYGAHARGVVARQEKQVADLEHMDVYADEAQICRWTDCNEEFLNQAEFVAHIEKRHVDAKKREDFSCFWLDCPRRYKPFNARYKLLIHMRVHSGEKPNKCPFPTCNKAFSRLENLKIHQRSHTGERPYGCQYSGCLKAFSNSSDRAKHQRTHYDTKPYACQLAGCTKRYTDPSSLRKHVKNHALRNANGHLARRKSASAASAGGASKKVNNNNNNNGQMTTAKMRRHSESSLAHATAQTTGGETLEAQTVTTISTLASATTTTSTNALAQTTLIGSKLMNNTQSQLQSQSQQSVQQTRQQRSNSCSEMSTHYNNSKNNCNNKLSHYDNRDELMTTTTTATAVEHTPLLATLTATMPTITTATGAAALAPMYKAATAMSYTMRQHANNASSGVNSNMATIFAATTNTGGGKNNNSNGNGNEQQQHDYATNGSKSNSMNFNELSNCIVTIEHNQNENSIDCSDDNNGNGNSNSNSISHCDDNEAINKPPGAARVAYGMRQPDASTQEMDTLSVCSNSSSRSSASINNNNSNCSCSSNNEHINQLNELGQFLVLSPKATHNSSADIGKQSIACATAATTAHAVAWHTPTNCNKYMDHTNTANITAISNISADTAQSTAVEARTTASAAAVASAACKHINSKAPPPPLQEFVSFEYVKRMLAETFEPKPTDIPSASPGGNAAYMAANQPTLKAANNTAGEGAARAAQAISANKQCNAAMAQTANGQNADAAKSTCDSAQTNRGNGNSNNNENGSAANAGSDYANNFEMDYLQSFM